From the genome of Globicephala melas chromosome 11, mGloMel1.2, whole genome shotgun sequence, one region includes:
- the MANF gene encoding mesencephalic astrocyte-derived neurotrophic factor, protein MWATHGLAVALALSVLPGSRALRPGDCEVCISYLGRFYQDLKDRDVTFSPASIEKELIKFCREARGKENRLCYYIGATDDAATKIINEVSKPLAHHIPVEKICEKLKKKDSQICELKYDKQIDLSTVDLKKLRVKELKKILDDWGETCKGCAEKSDYIRKINELMPKYAPKAASSRTDL, encoded by the exons ATGTGGGCCACGCACGGGCTGGCGGTGGCGCTGGCTCTGAGCGTGCTGCCGGGCAGCCGGGCGCTGCGGCCGGGCGACTGCGAAG tttgtatttctTATCTGGGAAGATTTTACCAGGACCTCAAAGACAGAGATGTCACGTTCTCACCAGCCTCTATTGAAAAAGAACTTATAAAGTTCTGCCGTGAAGCAAGAGGCAAAGAGAATCGGTTG TGCTACTACATTGGGGCCACAGATGATGCAGCCACCAAGATCATCAACGAGGTGTCGAAGCCCCTGGCCCACCACATCCCTGTGGAGAAGATCTGTGAGAAGCTCAAGAAGAAGGACAGCCAGATCTGTGAGCTAAAATACG ACAAGCAGATCGACCTGAGCACAGTAGACCTGAAGAAGCTTCGAGTTAAAGAGCTAAAGAAGATCCTGGACGACTGGGGAGAGACGTGCAAAGGCTGTGCAGAAAAGTCTGACTACATCCGGAAGATTAATGAACTGATGCCTAAATACGCCCCCAAGGCAGCCAGTTCACGGACTGATTTGTAG